A window of the Lactuca sativa cultivar Salinas chromosome 7, Lsat_Salinas_v11, whole genome shotgun sequence genome harbors these coding sequences:
- the LOC111906592 gene encoding PLASMODESMATA CALLOSE-BINDING PROTEIN 3: MGPGVVLYSMFFVLSLLLIPDSSFGEKPPLEAILHNKVRHLLQQDDIPIIQPTTPTGTPNTDSPTTFPPTTTTPTGNPTTLPPPSPTGFQPNNPTPFPTTPTGTTPTAPMGPSNPMGPSVPTAPTGPSGPTGPTGPSGSSSGSWCIASPSASETSLQVALDYACGYGGADCSAIQPGSSCYNPNTVRDHASYAFNAYYQKNPAPTSCSFGGVAQVTNTDPSSGSCRFSAAKSTGMMTPPTPPMPTPPTSPTISSPINPYPTTPTQPGGFSSDQPGYTSSEPTGEPNSAAMMVANLFLPLMITILLVFLNREK; encoded by the exons ATGGGTCCGGGAGTTGTTTTGTATTCGATGTTCTTCGTACTTTCGCTTCTTCTCATTCCAG attcaaGCTTTGGTGAGAAACCTCCATTGGAAGCAATCTTGCATAACAAAGTGCGACACCTCCTTCAACAAGATGACATCCCCATCATTCAACCAACAACTCCCACCGGAACTCCAAACACAGATTCCCCAACCACATTCCCGccaaccaccaccacccccaCCGGAAACCCCACAACtttaccaccaccatcaccaaccGGCTTTCAACCAAACAACCCCACCCCATTTCCAACTACTCCAACCGGAACTACTCCAACAGCCCCGATGGGCCCGTCAAATCCGATGGGTCCGTCTGTCCCAACCGCCCCGACAGGCCCGTCTGGACCAACGGGTCCAACAGGCCCATCGGGTTCATCGAGTGGATCATGGTGTATTGCAAGTCCATCGGCTTCTGAAACCTCTCTGCAAGTAGCACTTGATTATGCTTGTGGCTATGGAGGAGCCGATTGCTCAGCGATTCAACCGGGTTCGAGTTGTTACAACCCGAACACAGTTCGGGATCATGCTTCGTATGCTTTTAATGCGTATTATCAAAAGAATCCGGCTCCAACTAGTTGCTCTTTTGGAGGAGTTGCACAGGTTACCAACACAGATCCAA GTTCAGGAAGTTGTCGCTTCTCAGCCGCTAAATCAACAGGCATGATGACTCCACCAACGCCTCCCATGCCAACCCCACCCACCTCTCCCAC AATAAGTTCGCCAATCAACCCGTATCCTACAACACCTACCCAACCGGGCGGTTTTTCTTCAGATCAACCAGGTTACACGTCATCAGAGCCAACAGGGGAGCCCAACTCAGCAGCCATGATGGTTGCTAACTTATTCCTTCCATTGATGATAACTATTCTACTTGTATTTCTAAACAGAGAAAAATGA